The nucleotide sequence GACTGCCAAAGTGGCATTGTGCAATTGCAAGCACACTGACAATGCCCCCTATTGCGACGGCAGCCACGCTAAACTCTAAAATCTTGACTGCATTCCCCTCACCCACGGATACACGGATATCTGCCAGGAGGTGACCGTGATTACTCTGCGTAAATCTGGCGATCGCGGCCATGCCAACCACGGCTGGCTCGACTCCTATCACACCTTCTCTTTTGCCAACTACTACGATCCCGAGCACATGGGCTTTCGGGCTCTACGGGTCATCAACCAAGATCGAGTCGATGGGGGGGCGGGGTTTGGTACCCACGGCCACCGCGATATGGAAATTGTTTCCTACGTGCTCGAAGGCGGTCTCGATCACAGAGACAGTATGGGTAACGGCTCCACCATTCTCCCGGGCGACGTGCAGCGCATGACTGCGGGTACGGGGGTGTTGCACAGCGAGTTCAACCACTCGAAAACCGATCCCGTGCGGTTTCTACAAATTTGGATCGAGCCGGGTCGGCGGGGGCTCCAGCCGGGGTACGAGCAGAAGCTGTTTTCGCGAGCGGAGAAGCTCAATCAGTTGCGAGAGATCGTCTCTCCAGACGGTCGGGATGGGTCTGTCACCATTCATCAAGATGCTCGCATCTTTGCTGCGATTTTAGAGGCAGGACAAAAGGTCGCGCACCAGTTGAATGAGAATCGCTACGCTTGGCTGCAGGTGGTTCGCGGCGCGATCGCGCTGAATGGATTGCCGTTAGTTGAGGGGGATGGTGCGGCGATCGCGGCGGCTGGAACGCTGACGGTGCAGGCTAGTGAGGAGTCTGAGTTGCTGTTGTTCGATCTAGCTTAGGGACAATTCGATCGATCGCTTTGCTGCGAGGGCTCGCGAGGCTTGGAAGGTATGGGTTTGCTAGCTTTTCAGGGTTGACCGATGCCTGCATGCCCTCACCCCCGGCCCCTCTCCCTTGGGAGAGGGGAGGAAGAAGCGGACGTAATTTTTTGCTTTTCTGCTCCTGCAGTTATGGTTGACGCTGCGGGGAGGAAGCAATGGCTGTGTGAGGGACTGGCACTTGTCAGGTCGTTTTGGGTGTAAAGCTTTGAGGGCGATCGCCGGTTGGGGTGGTTTTTGAGGCTTTGCCTGCTATTTTGGAGGCATTCGCGGCGGATAAATTGTGACGGTATGAGTGGGTTAGCCGATCGCCCGTTTGGCAAAGTTTTTATTAGCTATGCGCGTGAGGATGAGTGTTGGGCTAAAGAGCGCACTCGCGTGTTGCGGGGGGTTGGGGCGACGGTATTTTTCGATCGCGACAGTATTCTGGCGGGTTCGGCTTGGCCGGAGCAATTGCGGCGGGAGGTGGAAGGGGCCGATCTGGTTTGGCTGATGTGGTCGAAGTCTGCGGCGCAGTCGGATTGGGTGCGGCAGGAATATACGGCGGCGTTGGCGGCGGTGTTGGGGGAGAGAATTGGCGATCGCGAGCAGTTGTTAGATTTTGCGATTGCCCGAGAGAAGCAGTATTGGCAGCGCAAGGCAAGAGATTTGGGCTTGCCAGAGGAAGAGGATGAAGCTCTCAGTGGAGGCGCGACTGCTGTTGTGTTGGCAGGGGGCTCCACCGCAGCGAGATATCACTCCAACGCACTGAGATATCACTGCACTGCAGCGAGATATGACTCATCCGCAGCAACGATCCATTGATTACGTCAGTTCGACAGATGTCTGGTCCCCATCCCCTAAACCTTTCCCCTCTCGCGAAGCGTGGCGTCAGCCGTAAGTTTGAGGAAAAGGGAATAAAACGATAAATTGCGGATTTGAGGCTGTTGCTCCCCTCTCCCTGGGGAGCTATCCATTAGGCACAAGTCGATGGAGAGCTTACTGTGACTGGATTATAAACTGCAGTAGAGACTGAAGCAGTTGTAGCCGGAGGGAGAGAAACCATGCAAGATTGGGTCAGCCAAGAAATCAACCCGATCCACTTCGCCGATTTGCGACATGCAAAGCGGTTGGGGCAGATCGTCACAGACTTGAGTGAGCAGCCCACAGCGAGCGTGCCTCAGGCGAGTGGGAATGCCTCAGTGGCCCAAGGAACCTATCGATTTTGGGCCAACCCGAAGGTGAGCACGAGCAGCATTCTGGACAGTCATCGTGATGGAGTGGTCAGGCGGGCCCTCACGGGCAAGACGGTGCTGGCCATTCAAGACACAACGGATTTCGACTTCACCACTCACCCCCAGACCGAAGGGCTGGGCTTCATCAATCAAAGCCATCAACAGGGAATCAAAGTCCACAGTTGTTTTGCGGTGAGCGGCGAGGGAGAACCCTTAGGTCTGTTGAGTCAATTCATCTGGAATCGCAAACAGCGGCGCGGGAAGAAAGAAAAACGCTCAGTGACTCCCATCGAGCAAAAGGAAAGCTATCGCTGGATAGCAACTCTCGCAGCCGTAGAGCGAGAGCTCGCGGGCCAAGAGCAAGTGGTTCATATTGGCGATCGAGAAGCAGACATCTTCGAACTGTTTGCCCATCCCCGTGCGGACAACAGGGAGTTACTCATCCGCGCAAGGCACAATCGCAAACTTAGCCACGAGCTGGGCAAGTTCATCCCCACCCTCGAACAAGCCCCAGTCTTGGGAGCGATGAGCCTGCAAGTGCAGCGTAATCCCAAGCGAGCGGCCCGCATTGCCCAGTTGCAGGTGCGGGCGATGGCGGTGACGCTGGAGGTGCCATCGCATCACCTCAAAGCCGCGAGCTTAGAGCCCGTGCGCCTCAATGCCATCTTCGTGGAAGAAACCGTCCCCCCTGATGATGGCGCTCAGCCGATTCGCTGGTTTCTGCTGACCAGCTTGCCAGTTGAGAGCTTCGAGCAGGTCTGTCAGTGCATCCGCTGGTATAGCTACCGCTGGCTGATTGAGCGGTTTCACTTCACCCTCAAAAGTGGCTGTGGCATCGAACAGCTCCAACTGCAAAGCTATGAGCGCTTGCTCAAGGCTCTGGCAACCTACAACGTTGTAGCTTGGCGATTGATGTGGCTGACCTACCGCGCTCGACTCACCCCGCAAGCCTCCTGTGAGCTCGTTTTACAGCCTGCTGAATGGCGGCTGTTACGACGCAAGTTTGTGCCGAAAAGTCGCTCTCAAAAGCCACCCACTCTGCAACAGGCAATGCTGTGGATTGCTCGATTGGGAGGCTTCTTGGCTCGCAAGGGCGATGGCAACCCTGGATTGAAGACGCTTTGGCGAGGGCTGACCAAACTCCACCATTTGCTTGAAGGGGCTCAACTGGCTTCTCAAAGCTAGTGCCTGTCTATGGTTCAGCTACTTTTGCCTAATGGATAGCCCTGGGGAGAGGGGCCGGGGGTGAGGGCCAGAGCCATCCAACTCAGGTATTTATTCGAGCGAGCGATCCTCCTGCACCTGCAAGATTGAGTTATCGACAAGCAGCCCGAACTTGCTAGGCTGAGCGCAAAGACCGATCGCTCCCAGCCGATCGGTAACCGGTGGCCTCAGTGAACGATCGCATAACCGTCCTTTTTGCAGATATCTGCAACAGCACGACCCTCTACGAAACACTGGGCGATCGCGACGCCCAGCGCACCATTGGAGCATCGTTAATGCAAATGAGCGCGATCGTGCGAGATTGCAATGGCAAACCCCTCAAACTCTTGGGAGATGGCATTATGGCCGCCTTCGATCGCCCCGAAGACGCCTGTCGAGCCGCCTGCGAAATGCAAGCCCAACTGACCGACTACTTCCGAGCGGGGTCGATTCGCTCGGGATTGCGGGTGGGTTTAAACTGCGGCTCCGCGATCGCCCAAGACGAAGATCTGTTTGGGGATGCCGTCAACATCGCCGCCCGCCTAGCCGAAGATGCCAATGTCAATCAAATTTTGACCACCCGAGAGACGATTGAGACATTGCCGCCTCAATGGCAAGAGATGACCCGCCCCGTAGGGCAGTTGTTCGTCAAAGGCAAGCGGGAACAAGTGGAAGCGTGGCAACTGATTTGGCAAAAAGAAGGACTCACCATTGCTCGATTCGAGGTGGGCACAGCCAAGCAAACCTGTGCCGCCATAGAAGTGCGCTTGGGCGATCGCACCGAACGGGTGGATCGAGATCGCCCCAGTTTAACCATCGGTCGGGTGGAAGAGAACGATCTCAGGGTCAACCGCGATCTGGTCTCCCGCCAACACGTTCGGATTGAATTTCGCCGCAACAAAATCGTCCTGATCGATCGCAGCACCAACGGTACCTTCGTCTATCTCGACTCCGAGCAACCCACCTTCGTCCGTTGGGAAGAATTGGTATTGAAAGGCAGTGGTTGGTTGGGACTGGGACAGGAAATGTCACCCGAAGAACCGGGAGCAATTCAGTTTCTCTGCAGCCGTTCCCCCGAAGTCAGCGATCGCAGTCACTGAGCCATCGATGCCTACCATGCTTGAATCTCCTTATCAAGGCTGCCCCTCCCCTCTCCCTTGGGAGAGGGGCCGGGGGTGAGGGCCACACACTGCGCAACACAAAGGGGACATCGTGAGCCACATTACCTTTGCTTGGACAGAAGCCGATCTCCGGGTGACCCGCACCGTCGATCTCGATCGAGCCACACAACCCCAAGGCAGCATTCGCATCGGTCGCGACCCCGAGCAATGCCATCTCGTCCTGCCTTCGGTCACCGATCGCGATCGCACTGTCTCCCGCTGCCACGCCGAGATCGCCCTCGACACCAGTCAATATGGCTTTTATCTGCGCAATCTCAAACCCAATAACCCCGTCTATGTGGACGGTCAGTTAGTCGGCGATCGCCTGCGGCTCCGGCAGGGCAGTCTCATTCGTCTGGGTCGAGTCGAGATCGTCGTCGAAGCGATCGCCGCCGTTCCAGAAACCATCATTGAGCCCTCCCCCGGCCAACAACCCACCCTGATTTCCCCCCCTGCAGATCCCTCTCCCCCTTCAGGCAATCTGGCATCGCCTCAGTTCGACAGTCCCATGCCCCCCACCAATCCGCATCAAGCCCCGCCGAGCCCGGATGCCGAGCCCCCAGCCGTTATCCCCCAGCCAACCCCAGCAACCCCTATCGAGGCTGCCGAGTCCATCCTCGATCGCGTTAAAGATCGCCTGTTCTCCTGCCCCAACGGCCACAAATACGAGCTAGAAGAAGCCAAACAATTGGGCTGGATTTGCAAATTTGATGGCTATCTCATCACCAGCACCTTTGTCGCCGATTAGACTGCTAAATTTGCTTTTTTACGAGGATTTACAGAATGTAGCAGGTTTTTCTGTCAACGTTTAAGAAATGCAATCCATGATTGCCGCATTCAGTCAAGCTCGTTCATGATTGCAGTTGAGATAGGCAGGTAAAATATGTCCGGCACGATCGCCATTACACTCAGTTGGACCGAGCCCGATACGGGGCTGGCGCGCCAAGCAACCTGTCGGGCGCCGATCGTCTTGGGCAGAGTGGCGAGTGCTTTGCCTGCCACCCTTGGAGACCGCTCCACCCACCCCATTGTTCTGGACTACACCAATATTTCTCGCTACCACCTGCTGATTGACTGGCAGGGCGATCGCCTGATGGCGATCGATCGCAACAGCCGTAACGGCACCTACCTCAACGGACAGCGGATTCAGCAAACGCAATTATCCAGTGGAGCCGTCGTGCAGCTAGGCCCCTATGCCATTCAGGTCAGCTACGCGAGCGCCGCTGGTACGGCAGAGGTTCCCCCCATCGCCGCCTCGACAGGCCAACCCAGGCCCCTCGTCCGCCGCCTGCGCAGCTCTCGGGAATTGCTAGAAGATCGACAGATCGACCCAGCAGAGCTCGCGGCTAGCGGCTTACCGGTTGCCGAAATTGACTTCGCCACCGTCGGAGGGGGGTTGGGCAGTTATATTTGGGCCGATTATTTGCGCATTTTTGGTGCCGCTGTCGATCGCATCGCAGCCTTGGGCATGCGCGGGCAAGCTCCCTACGACAACTACAAACGCCTCTGTCTCAATTCCCAAATTCCCTTACACGAACGCCTGCGTTCCAACTCGGATTCCTGCCCCGACAACATCTGGGGTTGGCCCAGTTATGCCCTGCGCGAAGCTTGTCACGACTTGACCCACGGCAGTATTGCCACTGCAGCGCGCTATCTGTGGCAGGTGTTTGCCGAACCCACATTTGTCGAAACCTACACCCCCCGCGCGGGCAATGTGTTCGACTCGATCGATCGCGAAGCGAACCGAATTGGTTGGGATCGCATCTGGCGCTACGGTCGCGTCAAATCCATTCGTCAGACCACCGATGGCCGCTACGCGATCGCCTACGCCCAATCGGAAGATCGCAGCGATCCGGCCTTCCTTTTGGCCCGTTACGTACTCGTCGCCACCGGCTATCCCAAAATCCAGTTTTTGCCCGACCTGCAAACCTACCGCGAAACCTACGGCGACTTTAAGTCAGTGGTGAATGCCTACGAAGATTGCAGCCACGTCTACCAACAACTGGCCCAATCGGGCGGTACGGTGCTGTTGCGGGGGCGAGGCATCGTGGCCTCTCGCATCATTCAGCGACTCTCTGAAATCCGCCAGCAGACGGGGGCTGACGTACGGGTGTTGCACTTAATGCGATCGCCCAAACCCAAAGGCAATCGCTATCGCTGGGCGCAACGCAGCGTCGCCCACCACTTCGAATTTCAACCTTTTAACTGGCCCAAAGCATGCTGGGGCGGAGATTTGCGGGATGTCTTGGAGCAAACCGACGAGCGGACGCGAGACGACCTGATTAAAGTCTGGGGAGGCACCACCACCGCCGATCGACGCGACTGGCGAGAACTGACCGAACGCTCTCTGTCGCAGGGATGGTACTCGATTCGTTTTGCCACTGTCACTGCAGTGCAACCCAATCCTGCTGGGGGCACGATGACCCGAGTCAAAGAAGAGGCGGGGGAGCGGGAGATCGAGGCCGACTTCATCATCGACGCCACCGGACTCGACGCGGAGGTGAAATTCAATCCCATGCTGGCAGATCTGGTCGATCGCTATCAGCTCCCCCTCAACCCCCGCAAGCGGATTGCCGTGGCCAATGATTTTGAAATTACGCCCCTGCGCCAAGCGCGCGGACGCATCTATGCGATCGGGGCGATCGCCTTCGGCGGCCCTTATGCTGCCGTCGATAGCTTTCTAGGCTTGCAATATGCCTGCCAGCGGGTGCTCGATAACATGGTCGAGTCGGGTGCCCCTAGCATTACCCGCCTGAACGGCTGGGGTTCCCTCTGCCAGTGGCTGGCATGGGCGGCCAACCAAGCGCCCGATCGTCGGAGGATTAGCCCGTGACCCCCACTCTGCTAGGCCGCTGGCAAACCCGCAGCCTCCTATTTTGGACGTTTGGCCTGATTGTCTCCATTCCCTTCGGGATTAACGCCATTGCGATTCTGATGGCGGCCTTTATCTTCGGCTTGGGCTGGGATGCTCTCTATACCCTCATGCAAAAATTTCGCTGGGACCGCGACTGGCCTGCCGCCCTCCAGCTCTTCGCCGGTATTTGGGAAGGATTGGTACTGTGGGTCGTCTTTCCGTTTCAGTTTAGTTGGCTGCATTACAGCCTGGTGTGGCTGTCGGTGTTTGTCGCTTCCCAAAGCCTGATGCGGATCCTGTTTCCCCGCTGGCGATTTTTTGGCGGTCGCTGGTTGTAAGGTGGATGCGATCGCTGCCATTGCCGCCATTGTTGTATCGAGTATCTCTAGTGACCGAGTTTGGGGATAGGCCATGCTATTGAGCAATCGCTACCGCGTCATTCAAAACCTAGGGGAGGGGGGCTTTGGCAAAACCTATCTCGGCGAAGATACGCAGTTGCCCTCCAAACCCCGCTGCGTGATTAAAGAACTCAAACCGCTCCCAAACGTCGATGTGGAGCAGGTGCTCAAGCGCTTCGAACAGGAAGCGGCTACCCTCGACAAGCTGGGCCAGCACCATCCCCAAATTCCCCAACTCTATGCCTACTTTGCCGAAAGGGATAAATTCTATCTAGTTCAGGAATATATTGAGGGCCAAACCCTCGCCGCTAAAATCGCCACCTCCGGCCCCTCGAGCGAGATGGAAGCCTACCGCCTGCTGGTGCAAACCCTGCCGGTTCTCTGCTATATCCACCGAGAAGGGGTCATTCACCGCGACATCAAACCCGACAATATTATCTTGCGGGCGAGTGACGGCGTCCCGGTCTTGATCGACTTTGGGGCTGTTAAAGAAACGCTGGGTCAGCCACTGACTGGCGATGGCACGGCTGCCTCTCGCTCCATCACGATCGGCACCCTCGGGTTTATGTCTGCCGAACAGGCGATCGGCCGCCCGGTTTTCTCCAGCGATCTGTTCAGTTTGGGCATGACCGCCATCTATACCCTCACCGCCCGAGGACCGCAAAGCCTGCCCACCAATCCCAGCACTGGAGCGGTGGAATGGCGCAGCCCCAAAACCAATATCAACGTCAGCCCGCAGCTCTCCGCTGTGCTCAATAAAGCGATTCAACCCCTGCAAAGCGATCGCTACAGCAGCGCTGACGAGATGCTCGGCGACCTGCAACAGAGCTTGGGTACTGCGACCGTACCCCCAACCACCTTCGAGAGCGATCGCAGCACCATCCCCCCCACCATCGCCGAAACCAGCGGCATTCCCGCAACCACACTAGACAGCGATTATCCTGCAGCGGGGGTGGCCAGTGCTCCTGCCCCACCAGCGAATAGCGGCGAGTCCAACAACAGTTCCCCCATCGCCCCCGGCAACATTCCCTACCGTCCGCCAGCCGCCAGTCCGAGCGGCAGCCAGCCCCACAGCAGCTCCCCATCAACCCCCAAACTGCCCCGGATTCTGGCCATTTTTGTGGGGACACCTGTCTTGCTGGCGCTGGCACTCATTGCGATCGTGCGCGTATTCGACCGCGATAACGGGGATGTCGTCGATAATTTCGACCCAATTAAAGACAACCCCGACAACAACAACCCATCGCTCGTCGATCCCTTTGCCCCAGAGGCTTCTGCCTGCGGCTTTGATTATTGCGACATTTCAGTCAATCCGGGGTTTCAGCCCGATCCGCAGGTGGGCACTGGCGTTGTGGGCGGTCCAATGGCTGCAAATCAGATTGTTGGAGTCGTAACAACGCCGACAGGAAAATGCACTGGATTTGTGGATACCACCCCCGATCACGCCGTCAATTTGCAGAGTCCGTTCACCTATTTGGCCATCGGTGTGGAAAGCTCTGAAGAAACCTCGATCGCGATCGTCGCCCCCGACGGCAGCGCCCTGTGTTTTTCCGGCCTCAATCCCTATATTGAAGGCCCGTGGGCGGCAGGTCGCTACGAAGTTTATGTCGGCAATCTGCTTGGCTCGGGCACGGGACCGCGCTACCGTTTGCTCGTGACCGAAATCAATCCTGGAGGCTAGTCCGCTCGATTGAGATCGTTCCTGGTTAGCGGCGATCGCCTCACCCGCTCGGAGCATGTTGCAGACTCTCGCCATCTTCTTTTTCGCCACCCTAATTCGTGCCACCTTTGGATTCGGCGATGCACTAATTGCCATGCCATTGTTATCGCTGAGCTTAGGGGTCAAAATGGCGACCCCTTTATTCGCACTCGTGGCGACGAGTTCGGCACTGGCAATCTTTGTTTCGACCTGGAGCGCGATCGATTTTAAAGCTGCTCGCCAACTGTTTATCGCGAGCCTCATCGGCATACCGATTGGACTCCTGCTGCTCAAAATTGTCCCCGAATCGTTAGTGTTGAGAATCTTAGGCGGATTCTTAGTGTTGTTTGGACTGTATCGGTTAATAGGAGCAAAGTTGCCCGATTTAAAGAGTCCTCTTTGGGGCTATCTGTTTGGCTTCATCGCCGGGGTTTTGGGCGGTGCTTACAATACCAACGGTCCACCCATCATCACTTATGCAACATTGCGTCGCTGGCCTCCAGAGCAGTTTCGAGCGACT is from Synechococcus sp. PCC 7336 and encodes:
- a CDS encoding IS4 family transposase; its protein translation is MQDWVSQEINPIHFADLRHAKRLGQIVTDLSEQPTASVPQASGNASVAQGTYRFWANPKVSTSSILDSHRDGVVRRALTGKTVLAIQDTTDFDFTTHPQTEGLGFINQSHQQGIKVHSCFAVSGEGEPLGLLSQFIWNRKQRRGKKEKRSVTPIEQKESYRWIATLAAVERELAGQEQVVHIGDREADIFELFAHPRADNRELLIRARHNRKLSHELGKFIPTLEQAPVLGAMSLQVQRNPKRAARIAQLQVRAMAVTLEVPSHHLKAASLEPVRLNAIFVEETVPPDDGAQPIRWFLLTSLPVESFEQVCQCIRWYSYRWLIERFHFTLKSGCGIEQLQLQSYERLLKALATYNVVAWRLMWLTYRARLTPQASCELVLQPAEWRLLRRKFVPKSRSQKPPTLQQAMLWIARLGGFLARKGDGNPGLKTLWRGLTKLHHLLEGAQLASQS
- a CDS encoding toll/interleukin-1 receptor domain-containing protein codes for the protein MSGLADRPFGKVFISYAREDECWAKERTRVLRGVGATVFFDRDSILAGSAWPEQLRREVEGADLVWLMWSKSAAQSDWVRQEYTAALAAVLGERIGDREQLLDFAIAREKQYWQRKARDLGLPEEEDEALSGGATAVVLAGGSTAARYHSNALRYHCTAARYDSSAATIH
- a CDS encoding FHA domain-containing protein — translated: MSHITFAWTEADLRVTRTVDLDRATQPQGSIRIGRDPEQCHLVLPSVTDRDRTVSRCHAEIALDTSQYGFYLRNLKPNNPVYVDGQLVGDRLRLRQGSLIRLGRVEIVVEAIAAVPETIIEPSPGQQPTLISPPADPSPPSGNLASPQFDSPMPPTNPHQAPPSPDAEPPAVIPQPTPATPIEAAESILDRVKDRLFSCPNGHKYELEEAKQLGWICKFDGYLITSTFVAD
- a CDS encoding adenylate/guanylate cyclase domain-containing protein; translated protein: MNDRITVLFADICNSTTLYETLGDRDAQRTIGASLMQMSAIVRDCNGKPLKLLGDGIMAAFDRPEDACRAACEMQAQLTDYFRAGSIRSGLRVGLNCGSAIAQDEDLFGDAVNIAARLAEDANVNQILTTRETIETLPPQWQEMTRPVGQLFVKGKREQVEAWQLIWQKEGLTIARFEVGTAKQTCAAIEVRLGDRTERVDRDRPSLTIGRVEENDLRVNRDLVSRQHVRIEFRRNKIVLIDRSTNGTFVYLDSEQPTFVRWEELVLKGSGWLGLGQEMSPEEPGAIQFLCSRSPEVSDRSH
- a CDS encoding pirin family protein → MITLRKSGDRGHANHGWLDSYHTFSFANYYDPEHMGFRALRVINQDRVDGGAGFGTHGHRDMEIVSYVLEGGLDHRDSMGNGSTILPGDVQRMTAGTGVLHSEFNHSKTDPVRFLQIWIEPGRRGLQPGYEQKLFSRAEKLNQLREIVSPDGRDGSVTIHQDARIFAAILEAGQKVAHQLNENRYAWLQVVRGAIALNGLPLVEGDGAAIAAAGTLTVQASEESELLLFDLA
- a CDS encoding serine/threonine-protein kinase, translated to MLLSNRYRVIQNLGEGGFGKTYLGEDTQLPSKPRCVIKELKPLPNVDVEQVLKRFEQEAATLDKLGQHHPQIPQLYAYFAERDKFYLVQEYIEGQTLAAKIATSGPSSEMEAYRLLVQTLPVLCYIHREGVIHRDIKPDNIILRASDGVPVLIDFGAVKETLGQPLTGDGTAASRSITIGTLGFMSAEQAIGRPVFSSDLFSLGMTAIYTLTARGPQSLPTNPSTGAVEWRSPKTNINVSPQLSAVLNKAIQPLQSDRYSSADEMLGDLQQSLGTATVPPTTFESDRSTIPPTIAETSGIPATTLDSDYPAAGVASAPAPPANSGESNNSSPIAPGNIPYRPPAASPSGSQPHSSSPSTPKLPRILAIFVGTPVLLALALIAIVRVFDRDNGDVVDNFDPIKDNPDNNNPSLVDPFAPEASACGFDYCDISVNPGFQPDPQVGTGVVGGPMAANQIVGVVTTPTGKCTGFVDTTPDHAVNLQSPFTYLAIGVESSEETSIAIVAPDGSALCFSGLNPYIEGPWAAGRYEVYVGNLLGSGTGPRYRLLVTEINPGG
- a CDS encoding sulfite exporter TauE/SafE family protein, translated to MLQTLAIFFFATLIRATFGFGDALIAMPLLSLSLGVKMATPLFALVATSSALAIFVSTWSAIDFKAARQLFIASLIGIPIGLLLLKIVPESLVLRILGGFLVLFGLYRLIGAKLPDLKSPLWGYLFGFIAGVLGGAYNTNGPPIITYATLRRWPPEQFRATLQGYFFPTGLAIAASHGLSGLWTLQIFQLYLAALPAVLSATFIGSKIHQKLSPKRFERLLFLLLIVLGVRLAV
- a CDS encoding FHA domain-containing protein, translating into MSGTIAITLSWTEPDTGLARQATCRAPIVLGRVASALPATLGDRSTHPIVLDYTNISRYHLLIDWQGDRLMAIDRNSRNGTYLNGQRIQQTQLSSGAVVQLGPYAIQVSYASAAGTAEVPPIAASTGQPRPLVRRLRSSRELLEDRQIDPAELAASGLPVAEIDFATVGGGLGSYIWADYLRIFGAAVDRIAALGMRGQAPYDNYKRLCLNSQIPLHERLRSNSDSCPDNIWGWPSYALREACHDLTHGSIATAARYLWQVFAEPTFVETYTPRAGNVFDSIDREANRIGWDRIWRYGRVKSIRQTTDGRYAIAYAQSEDRSDPAFLLARYVLVATGYPKIQFLPDLQTYRETYGDFKSVVNAYEDCSHVYQQLAQSGGTVLLRGRGIVASRIIQRLSEIRQQTGADVRVLHLMRSPKPKGNRYRWAQRSVAHHFEFQPFNWPKACWGGDLRDVLEQTDERTRDDLIKVWGGTTTADRRDWRELTERSLSQGWYSIRFATVTAVQPNPAGGTMTRVKEEAGEREIEADFIIDATGLDAEVKFNPMLADLVDRYQLPLNPRKRIAVANDFEITPLRQARGRIYAIGAIAFGGPYAAVDSFLGLQYACQRVLDNMVESGAPSITRLNGWGSLCQWLAWAANQAPDRRRISP